Proteins co-encoded in one Prescottella sp. R16 genomic window:
- a CDS encoding ABC transporter ATP-binding protein has product MSLVAAQVRAGHRPGLPVLDGVDLEIPGGRTIGLTGPSGVGKTTLARVCALLHRPWSGRVCIDGVDVTGRAEASPETRRAVAMLFQSPRQSTSPRLTLERIITEPLLLSRVPRADRSPLVRDAAARVGLTGDLLSRRPHQVSDGQLQRACLARALVQRPRYLICDEMTAMLDPATTAALVAVLREETRAGLGVLAVSHDHTLLHAWADSIVELRTRPASRAPEAELPKTHIGQI; this is encoded by the coding sequence GTGAGCCTGGTCGCCGCGCAGGTACGCGCCGGGCACCGGCCGGGTCTCCCCGTACTCGACGGCGTGGACCTGGAGATTCCGGGCGGACGCACGATCGGGCTCACCGGGCCGTCCGGCGTCGGGAAGACGACGTTGGCGCGGGTGTGCGCACTGCTGCACCGCCCGTGGTCGGGCCGGGTGTGCATCGACGGTGTCGACGTGACGGGCCGGGCGGAGGCGTCACCGGAAACCCGGCGGGCCGTCGCGATGCTGTTCCAGTCCCCACGACAGTCGACGTCCCCGCGTCTGACACTCGAGCGGATCATCACCGAGCCGCTGTTGCTGTCCCGGGTCCCCCGGGCCGACCGTTCGCCCCTCGTCCGCGACGCCGCGGCGCGCGTGGGGCTCACCGGCGACCTCCTGTCCCGACGCCCCCATCAGGTGAGCGACGGGCAACTGCAACGAGCCTGTCTCGCACGGGCGCTGGTGCAACGGCCCCGCTATCTGATCTGCGACGAGATGACCGCGATGCTCGACCCTGCGACCACCGCAGCCCTCGTCGCGGTGCTGCGTGAAGAAACCCGTGCGGGCCTCGGTGTGCTTGCCGTCAGCCACGACCACACACTGCTGCACGCGTGGGCCGACAGTATCGTCGAACTCCGTACCCGACCCGCCTCCCGTGCTCCCGAGGCCGAACTCCCGAAAACGCATATCGGACAGATCTGA
- a CDS encoding MFS transporter has product MQTGTGSRATLVLATLAAGQFLMTLDSSVMNVSMATVASDLGTTVTGIQTAITLYTLVMAALMITGGRIGSIVGRRRAFGVGLVVYGCGSLTTALAPNLTVLLVGWSLLEGIGAALIMPAIVALVAANFSAEKRSGAYGLVAASGAAAVAAGPLIGGAVTTFASWRYVFAGEVVLVLLILPVLRRIDDAPPAPARLDIVGSVLSAAGLGLVVFGVLRSGEWGWVRGHGSGPEILGLSPVFWLLLGGMLVVYAFARREAHLLRSGREPLLDTRLLAVRQLSGGLTMFFAQFMIQAGVFFTVPLFLSVVLELDALQTGVRLVPLSVALLVTAVGIPRLRSHADPRRVVRLGLASMTVGIVILAAGMDPGANAAVVAVPMLLMGLGLGALASQLGAVTVSAVPDDRSAEVGGLQNTATNLGASLGTALIGSVLIATLGTSVAQGLRADPRVPPSVLQQADVELAEGIPFVGDTQLRTALDDAGVDPAAADAVVEANSDARLTALQSAFAVTALLAAGALFFTGRIPRRPVGARDDAPAPT; this is encoded by the coding sequence ATGCAGACCGGCACCGGTTCGCGTGCGACGCTCGTGCTCGCGACGCTCGCGGCAGGGCAGTTCCTCATGACCCTCGACAGTTCCGTGATGAACGTGTCGATGGCGACGGTCGCGTCCGATCTGGGCACGACCGTCACCGGCATCCAGACGGCGATCACCCTGTACACGCTCGTCATGGCGGCGTTGATGATCACGGGTGGCCGGATCGGCAGCATCGTCGGCCGCCGCCGGGCGTTCGGGGTCGGGCTGGTCGTCTACGGATGCGGTTCGCTGACCACCGCACTGGCCCCGAACCTGACGGTCCTGCTCGTCGGATGGTCACTGCTCGAGGGCATCGGCGCGGCCCTCATCATGCCCGCGATCGTGGCCCTGGTCGCAGCCAACTTCTCCGCCGAGAAACGCTCGGGTGCATATGGTCTGGTGGCCGCATCGGGTGCGGCGGCAGTGGCGGCAGGACCGCTGATCGGTGGCGCGGTCACGACGTTCGCGTCGTGGCGGTACGTCTTCGCCGGGGAAGTCGTCCTGGTGCTGCTGATCCTGCCGGTACTCCGGCGCATCGACGACGCTCCCCCGGCCCCGGCGCGCCTCGACATCGTCGGGTCGGTGTTGTCGGCGGCCGGGCTGGGCCTCGTGGTGTTCGGTGTGCTGAGGTCCGGCGAATGGGGATGGGTGCGCGGCCACGGCAGCGGGCCGGAGATCCTGGGCCTGTCGCCGGTGTTCTGGCTGCTCCTCGGGGGCATGCTGGTGGTCTACGCGTTCGCGCGCCGGGAGGCGCATCTGCTGCGGAGCGGACGCGAACCCCTCCTCGACACCCGCCTGCTCGCCGTCCGACAGCTCTCCGGTGGTCTCACGATGTTCTTCGCACAGTTCATGATTCAGGCGGGCGTGTTCTTCACCGTCCCCCTGTTCCTGTCGGTGGTGCTGGAACTGGACGCGTTGCAGACCGGGGTGCGGTTGGTTCCACTGTCGGTGGCGTTACTGGTCACCGCGGTCGGTATCCCCCGGCTGCGGTCGCACGCCGATCCGCGGCGGGTGGTGCGCCTGGGGCTGGCGTCGATGACGGTCGGCATCGTGATTCTCGCGGCCGGCATGGATCCGGGTGCGAACGCCGCCGTCGTCGCGGTTCCGATGCTGCTGATGGGCCTGGGCCTGGGTGCTCTCGCCTCCCAGCTCGGAGCGGTCACCGTCTCCGCCGTCCCGGACGACCGCAGCGCCGAGGTCGGCGGACTGCAGAACACCGCAACGAACCTCGGTGCGTCCCTCGGCACCGCCCTCATCGGATCGGTGCTCATCGCGACACTCGGCACGTCCGTCGCCCAGGGGCTCCGGGCCGACCCGCGGGTTCCGCCGTCCGTACTGCAACAGGCGGACGTCGAACTCGCGGAAGGGATCCCGTTCGTCGGCGACACACAGCTCCGCACCGCGCTGGACGACGCAGGTGTGGACCCGGCGGCCGCGGACGCCGTCGTCGAGGCAAACTCCGACGCCCGCCTCACGGCACTGCAGAGCGCGTTCGCGGTGACGGCACTGCTGGCCGCCGGCGCCCTGTTCTTCACCGGGCGGATACCCCGACGGCCCGTCGGAGCGCGGGACGACGCACCCGCGCCGACGTGA
- a CDS encoding dihydrofolate reductase family protein, protein MRELVYYVAAGLDGCIAGPDGQFDAFSTEGDHMADLARFADALPTDGAEHLGIAQPCTGFDTVLMGWNTYAVGLPGTVSPYRHLRQIVFSRNHTADAENLEVTAADPVESVRELKRQPGADIWLCGGGTLASLLSGEIDRIVVKRHPVLFGAGIPMFAPGTYLPTVFDVADTRTFGSGVSVTEYVRRR, encoded by the coding sequence ATGCGTGAACTCGTGTACTACGTCGCCGCCGGTCTCGACGGCTGCATCGCCGGGCCCGACGGGCAATTCGACGCCTTCTCCACCGAGGGCGACCACATGGCCGATCTCGCGCGCTTCGCCGACGCACTGCCCACCGACGGCGCCGAGCATCTCGGCATCGCCCAGCCGTGCACCGGGTTCGACACGGTGCTCATGGGGTGGAACACGTACGCGGTGGGCCTGCCCGGCACGGTGAGCCCGTACCGGCATCTGCGACAGATCGTGTTCTCCCGCAACCACACTGCCGACGCCGAGAACCTCGAGGTGACCGCTGCCGATCCGGTCGAGTCGGTGCGGGAACTGAAACGGCAGCCGGGTGCGGACATCTGGCTGTGCGGTGGCGGAACCCTGGCGAGCCTCCTCTCCGGCGAGATCGACCGGATCGTCGTCAAACGTCACCCGGTGCTGTTCGGTGCCGGGATTCCGATGTTCGCCCCGGGCACCTACCTGCCGACCGTGTTCGACGTCGCCGACACCCGCACCTTCGGCTCGGGGGTGTCCGTCACCGAGTACGTGCGACGGCGCTGA
- a CDS encoding TetR/AcrR family transcriptional regulator: MARNDERRQLLADAGLTVLADQGARGLTHRAVDREAGVPVGTTSNYFRSRDALVAGLVARIGERLTPDETVLAALSTREPGRELFADYMRDIVRRLTVNRDVTLALFELRLESARNPDIAAMMSDWGRTGFEADVAFNTAAGLPGGAREIALFHYAVDGLLLDRLTTPLMPDTSTDEIVDALVAGLLP; the protein is encoded by the coding sequence ATGGCACGCAACGACGAGCGTCGGCAGCTGCTCGCCGACGCGGGCTTGACCGTCCTGGCCGATCAGGGCGCCCGCGGACTCACCCACCGCGCGGTCGACCGGGAGGCCGGCGTCCCGGTGGGCACGACGTCGAACTACTTCCGCAGCCGGGACGCCCTCGTCGCCGGACTGGTGGCACGGATCGGAGAGCGATTGACCCCGGACGAAACGGTGCTGGCCGCGCTCTCCACCCGGGAACCGGGTCGCGAATTGTTCGCCGACTACATGCGCGACATCGTCCGGCGTCTCACCGTGAACCGTGACGTGACGCTCGCGCTGTTCGAACTGCGGCTCGAGAGCGCCCGCAACCCGGACATCGCGGCGATGATGTCCGATTGGGGCCGAACGGGTTTCGAGGCCGATGTCGCGTTCAACACCGCGGCCGGGCTACCCGGCGGTGCGCGTGAGATCGCACTGTTCCACTACGCCGTCGACGGGCTGCTCCTCGACCGCCTCACCACACCGCTGATGCCCGACACTTCGACGGACGAGATCGTCGACGCCCTCGTCGCAGGACTCCTGCCCTGA
- a CDS encoding acetyl-CoA hydrolase/transferase family protein: MTQYVDGTRIRNAEFRKKITSARDAVEFIHPHDTVAISGFASAGTPKDVIPALAERIRKVRGEGANFTVNLLTGASVSAGTERILAEVDGISLRMPYQSEPTARGNINSGRMDYVDIHLSHVAQQVWEGYYGNVDVAVVEISGITESGELIPSASIGNNKTWLDVAERVILEVNSWVPEEMAGIHDVYYGTALPPHRKPIQITSVEDRIGQSTLKVDPRKVVAVVETHARDSASELAQPDEVSQAIAAHVLDFFEYEISKGRLPADGLLPLQSGIGNVANAVLQGLDAGPHKGLTCFSEVIQDGMLHLIKHGTVRYASATSLALSEAGIDELVSNIDFYRKHIVLRPQEISNHPEVVRRLGIIAMNGMLEADIYGNVNSTHVMGTKIMNGIGGSGDFARNGYLSMFLSPSTAKGGAISSIVPMVPHVDHTEHDVQVLVTEQGLADLRGLSPRKRSRVVIDKCAHPDYRAALLDYVDRAEHAPVAGHTPHLLGEALSFHERFLETGTMLRD; encoded by the coding sequence GTGACGCAGTATGTGGATGGCACCAGGATTCGTAATGCGGAGTTCCGGAAGAAGATCACTTCCGCTCGGGACGCCGTGGAGTTCATCCACCCCCACGACACCGTCGCGATCAGTGGTTTCGCCAGCGCCGGCACCCCGAAGGACGTGATCCCGGCACTCGCCGAGCGGATCCGGAAGGTTCGTGGCGAGGGCGCCAACTTCACCGTGAACCTGCTGACGGGTGCATCGGTGTCCGCCGGCACCGAACGCATACTCGCCGAGGTCGACGGCATCTCCCTGCGGATGCCCTACCAGTCCGAGCCGACCGCCCGCGGCAACATCAACAGCGGCCGCATGGACTACGTCGACATCCACCTGTCCCACGTGGCGCAACAGGTGTGGGAGGGCTACTACGGCAACGTCGACGTCGCGGTCGTCGAGATCTCCGGCATCACCGAATCAGGTGAGCTGATCCCGTCCGCGTCCATCGGCAACAACAAGACGTGGCTCGACGTCGCCGAGCGGGTGATCCTCGAGGTCAACTCGTGGGTTCCGGAGGAGATGGCGGGCATCCACGACGTCTACTACGGCACCGCGCTGCCGCCGCACCGCAAGCCCATCCAGATCACCTCGGTCGAGGACCGGATCGGGCAGTCCACCCTGAAGGTGGACCCGCGCAAGGTCGTCGCGGTCGTCGAGACGCACGCCCGCGACAGTGCCAGTGAACTGGCCCAGCCGGACGAGGTGAGCCAGGCCATCGCCGCGCACGTGCTCGACTTCTTCGAGTACGAGATCTCGAAGGGCCGGCTGCCCGCGGACGGTCTGCTGCCACTGCAGTCCGGCATCGGCAACGTCGCCAACGCGGTCCTGCAGGGCCTCGACGCCGGCCCGCACAAGGGACTCACCTGTTTCTCCGAGGTGATCCAGGACGGGATGCTGCACCTCATCAAGCACGGCACCGTGCGGTACGCGTCGGCGACGTCACTGGCGTTGTCGGAGGCCGGTATCGACGAACTGGTGTCGAACATCGACTTCTACCGCAAGCACATCGTGTTGCGGCCGCAGGAGATCAGCAACCATCCGGAGGTCGTCCGCAGGCTCGGCATCATCGCGATGAACGGGATGCTCGAGGCCGACATCTACGGCAACGTGAACTCGACGCACGTGATGGGCACCAAGATCATGAACGGTATCGGTGGCTCGGGTGACTTCGCCCGCAACGGCTACCTGTCGATGTTCCTGAGCCCGTCGACGGCCAAGGGCGGCGCGATCTCGTCGATCGTGCCGATGGTCCCGCACGTCGACCACACCGAGCACGACGTTCAGGTGCTCGTCACCGAACAGGGCCTCGCCGATCTGCGTGGCCTGTCCCCGCGCAAACGGTCCCGCGTCGTCATCGACAAGTGTGCGCACCCCGACTACCGGGCCGCCCTGCTCGACTACGTCGACCGCGCGGAGCACGCTCCGGTGGCCGGACACACCCCGCACCTGCTCGGCGAGGCACTCTCGTTCCACGAGCGGTTCCTCGAGACCGGGACGATGCTGCGGGACTGA
- a CDS encoding branched-chain amino acid transporter permease produces the protein MPDLSYVLATLAVILAVTFALRAVPFAVIAPLRSSAVVHYLGAHMPVGIMLILAVYTVRNVTLAPASILPVAGALAVTVGLHLWRSHALLSIVGGTATFVVLHNWVFA, from the coding sequence GTGCCTGACCTGTCGTACGTCCTGGCGACCCTCGCCGTGATCCTGGCGGTGACGTTCGCGCTGCGGGCGGTGCCGTTCGCGGTGATCGCGCCGCTGCGCTCGTCGGCCGTCGTCCACTACCTGGGCGCGCACATGCCGGTCGGGATCATGCTGATCCTCGCCGTCTACACCGTCCGGAACGTGACCCTGGCGCCCGCGTCGATACTGCCCGTCGCCGGCGCGCTGGCCGTCACCGTGGGGCTGCACCTGTGGCGGTCCCACGCCCTGCTGAGCATCGTCGGTGGAACCGCGACGTTCGTCGTCCTCCACAACTGGGTGTTCGCCTGA
- a CDS encoding AzlC family ABC transporter permease codes for MTSTFTDRASAGPPAATAREDLRSAARDTVSVGFGLFPLGVAFGLLMVQSGFSWWWTPIFSVTIYAGSLEFLVIGLVLAVTPLASIAMTTLLVNFRHVFYALSFPLHRIRGRAARLYSMYALTDETYAVTASKDSESLTGRRILLIQVFCQSYWVLGGVAGALVGNALPMRIEGLDFALTALFVVLTIDAFRERRDVPGPVLALLSALVALVVAREQMLVVAMGLFVTALLARYAWQRRRSVRA; via the coding sequence GTGACCAGTACGTTTACCGATCGGGCTTCCGCAGGTCCTCCCGCCGCCACGGCGCGGGAGGACCTGCGCAGTGCTGCCCGGGACACCGTCTCGGTGGGGTTCGGTCTGTTCCCGCTCGGTGTGGCGTTCGGCCTGCTGATGGTGCAGTCGGGTTTCTCCTGGTGGTGGACGCCGATCTTCTCCGTGACGATCTATGCGGGCTCGCTCGAATTCCTCGTCATCGGCCTCGTGCTCGCCGTGACCCCGCTCGCGTCGATCGCAATGACGACCCTGCTCGTCAACTTCCGGCACGTCTTCTATGCGCTGTCGTTCCCCCTGCACCGGATCCGGGGTCGGGCGGCGCGGCTCTACAGCATGTACGCGCTCACCGACGAGACGTACGCGGTCACCGCGTCCAAGGATTCGGAGTCGCTGACCGGCCGCCGCATCCTGCTGATCCAGGTGTTCTGCCAGTCGTACTGGGTGCTCGGCGGTGTGGCCGGTGCGCTCGTCGGCAACGCGCTGCCGATGCGGATCGAGGGCCTGGACTTCGCGCTCACCGCCCTGTTCGTGGTGCTCACGATCGACGCGTTCCGGGAACGCCGGGACGTGCCCGGCCCGGTCCTGGCCCTGCTCAGTGCCCTCGTCGCGCTCGTCGTCGCCCGTGAACAGATGCTGGTGGTCGCGATGGGACTGTTCGTCACCGCCCTGCTGGCCCGCTACGCGTGGCAGCGCAGGAGGTCCGTCCGTGCCTGA
- a CDS encoding Lrp/AsnC family transcriptional regulator has translation MDDLDRAILRELSVNGRISNADLADRVGLTPAPCLRRVRRLEADGVITGYRAVVDADAVGRGWEVLVNAEIVSQDRRTVEAFEAAVGAFDEVVEFRRMIGRPDYFIRVAVADLNAFEVFLRTKLMEQPAISKLESHLTMKKLKG, from the coding sequence GTGGATGATCTCGACCGCGCAATTTTGCGCGAGCTCAGCGTGAACGGGCGTATCTCCAATGCCGATCTCGCCGACCGGGTCGGACTCACCCCCGCCCCGTGCCTGCGGCGGGTCCGCCGCCTCGAAGCCGACGGCGTCATCACCGGCTATCGGGCCGTCGTCGACGCCGATGCCGTCGGACGAGGATGGGAGGTACTCGTCAACGCCGAAATCGTCTCGCAGGACCGCCGCACCGTCGAAGCATTCGAGGCCGCCGTCGGCGCGTTCGACGAGGTCGTCGAGTTCCGGCGAATGATCGGCCGGCCCGACTACTTCATCCGCGTCGCCGTCGCCGACCTCAACGCCTTCGAAGTGTTCCTGCGCACCAAACTCATGGAACAGCCCGCGATCTCGAAACTCGAATCGCACCTGACGATGAAGAAACTGAAGGGGTGA
- a CDS encoding acyl-CoA synthetase — translation MSEDPRTDTVDGVLRRSAARRPEHTALTFDDRSWTYRELDDAVTRAAGRLLALGLVPGDRVAGYGVNSDAYVIGFLACSRAGLVHVPVNYALTGDELHYLLAQSGSRAVLVDPALRSTLESVCADLGLEHVVALRGEGDSLLEWARADDDPEAPARVSGGDLAQLLYTSGTTSKPKGAMMTHSALVHEYVSSVIALGLNADDNPLICMPLYHSAGMHVFMLPYLSVGATVHLMQTPDIPEILRRIEADRIGSLFLAPTVWVPLAGHPDLERRDLSSLRKAQYGASIMPVTVLNRLRERYPDLGFYNCFGQSEIGPLATVLGPDEHEARPSSCGRAVYFVETRVVDANGDDVPDGESGEILYRSPQLCQGYWDNPEATAEAFRDGWFHSGDLVTRDAEGYITVVDRIKDVINTGGILVASREVEDALYTHPGVAEVAVIGVPDEKWIEAVTAVVVLRDDADPDVVTAQVLVDHVRDRIAPFKVPKRIRFVSALPRNQSGKLLKRELRAELDPV, via the coding sequence ATGAGTGAGGATCCGCGCACCGACACCGTCGACGGAGTGCTCCGTCGGTCCGCCGCGAGACGGCCCGAACACACTGCTCTGACTTTCGACGACCGCAGCTGGACGTATCGCGAACTGGACGACGCCGTCACCCGCGCCGCCGGGCGCCTGCTCGCGCTCGGACTGGTCCCCGGCGACCGGGTGGCCGGGTACGGCGTCAACTCCGACGCCTACGTCATCGGCTTCCTGGCCTGCTCCCGCGCCGGCCTGGTCCACGTGCCGGTGAACTACGCGCTCACCGGCGACGAATTGCATTACCTGCTTGCACAATCGGGGTCCCGGGCCGTACTGGTCGACCCGGCGCTTCGGTCAACCCTCGAATCCGTCTGCGCCGATCTCGGGCTCGAGCACGTGGTCGCGCTTCGGGGCGAGGGCGACTCGCTGCTCGAGTGGGCGCGGGCCGACGACGACCCGGAAGCGCCGGCCCGGGTGTCCGGTGGCGACCTGGCGCAGCTGCTCTACACCTCCGGCACGACATCGAAGCCCAAGGGCGCCATGATGACCCACAGCGCACTGGTGCACGAGTACGTGTCGTCGGTGATCGCCCTCGGGCTGAACGCCGACGACAATCCGTTGATCTGCATGCCGCTGTATCACTCCGCAGGAATGCACGTGTTCATGCTGCCGTACCTGTCGGTGGGGGCGACCGTGCACCTGATGCAGACGCCGGACATCCCCGAGATCCTGCGCCGCATCGAGGCCGATCGGATCGGCTCGCTGTTCCTCGCCCCGACCGTGTGGGTTCCGCTCGCGGGGCATCCGGACCTCGAGAGGCGTGATCTCTCGTCGCTGCGGAAGGCGCAGTACGGCGCGTCGATCATGCCGGTCACGGTCCTGAACCGGCTACGTGAGCGGTACCCGGACCTCGGCTTCTACAACTGCTTCGGGCAGTCCGAGATCGGCCCGCTCGCAACGGTGCTCGGCCCCGACGAGCACGAGGCGCGGCCGTCGTCGTGCGGTCGTGCGGTCTACTTCGTCGAGACCCGGGTGGTGGACGCGAACGGAGACGACGTCCCCGACGGCGAGTCGGGCGAGATTCTCTATCGTTCTCCGCAACTGTGCCAAGGGTACTGGGACAATCCGGAGGCCACGGCCGAGGCGTTCCGGGACGGTTGGTTCCATTCCGGAGATCTGGTGACTCGCGACGCCGAGGGGTACATCACCGTGGTCGACCGGATCAAGGACGTGATCAACACCGGCGGAATCCTGGTGGCGTCCCGAGAGGTGGAGGACGCTCTCTACACGCACCCCGGCGTGGCCGAGGTAGCGGTGATCGGCGTGCCCGACGAGAAGTGGATCGAGGCCGTGACGGCCGTCGTAGTGCTGCGCGACGACGCCGACCCGGATGTGGTCACGGCACAGGTGCTCGTGGACCACGTCCGAGATCGCATCGCACCGTTCAAGGTGCCCAAGCGAATTCGCTTCGTCTCGGCGTTGCCTCGCAACCAGAGCGGCAAGCTGCTCAAGCGTGAGCTGCGCGCCGAGCTCGACCCGGTGTGA